In Macadamia integrifolia cultivar HAES 741 chromosome 5, SCU_Mint_v3, whole genome shotgun sequence, a single window of DNA contains:
- the LOC122078303 gene encoding UDP-rhamnose/UDP-galactose transporter 6-like: MAPASKSDRKAAVDAASWMFNVVTSVGIILVNKALMATYGFSFATTLTGLHFATTTLMTLVLRWLGYIQPSHLPLPDLLKFVLFANFSIVGMNVSLMWNSVGFYQIAKLSMIPVSCLLEVVLDKIRYSRDTKLSISVVLLGVGVCTITDVSVNTRGFIAAFVAVWSTSLQQYYVHFLQRKYSLGSFSLLGHTAPAQAASLLLLGPFLDYWLTNKRVDTYDYNIVSVLFIMLSCTIAVGTNLSQFICIGRFTAVTFQVLGHMKTILVLILGFIFFGKEGLNMQVVLGMVIAVVGMIWYGNASSKPGGKERRSLSIPISRPPKHGGLSEASELDGKD, encoded by the exons ATGGCCCCAGCCAGCAAGTCCGACCGGAAGGCTGCTGTTGATGCAGCCTCATGGATGTTCAATGTCGTAACTTCCGTTGGAATCATCCTCGTCAACAAAGCCTTGATGGCTACCTACGGTTTCAGCTTTG CCACAACATTAACTGGTTTGCACTTTGCCACAACTACCTTGATGACCCTTGTTCTTCGCTGGCTAGGGTATATCCAGCCCTCCCATCTACCACTACCGGATCTTTTGAAATTTGTCCTCTTCGCTAACTTCTCGATTGTTGGAATGAACGTGAGTCTAATGTGGAACTCTGTGGGATTTTATCAG ATTGCAAAGTTGAGTATGATCCCGGTGTCCTGCCTTCTTGAAGTTGTCCTGGACAAAATTCGGTACTCTAGAGATACAAAACTTAGTATATCAGTGGTACTGCTGGGTGTTGGAGTATGCACTATCACTGATGTGAGTGTTAATACTCGAGGCTTCATTGCTGCTTTTGTGGCAGTGTGGAGCACTTCTCTGCAACAGTAT TATGTACATTTCCTCCAAAGGAAGTATTCCCTTGGGTCCTTCAGCCTACTAGGCCATACTGCACCAGCTCAGGCTGCTTCGCTGCTGTTGTTGGGGCCATTTTTGGATTACTGGTTGACAAACAAAAGAGTTGACACCTATGACTATAATATAGTGTCTGTG TTGTTCATCATGTTGTCATGCACAATTGCAGTAGGGACCAACCTTAGCCAATTCATCTGCATTGGCAGATTCACAGCTGTGACGTTCCAAGTCCTTGGTCACATGAAGACTATACTTGTCTTGATTTTGGGATTCATCTTCTTTGGGAAAGAAGGTCTGAATATGCAAGTCGTTCTTGGCATGGTCATAGCAGTGGTGGGGATGATCTGGTATGGCAACGCATCATCTAAGCCAGGAGGTAAAGAGCGTCGGTCTCTTTCAATACCTATCAGTAGACCACCAAAACATGGTGGGTTGTCTGAGGCCAGTGAACTTGATGGGAAAGACTAG